The following proteins are co-located in the Candida dubliniensis CD36 chromosome 3, complete sequence genome:
- a CDS encoding ceramide synthase component, putative (Similar to S. cerevisiae LAC1;~In S. cerevisiae: involved in synthesis of ceramide from C26(acyl)-coenzyme A and dihydrosphingosine or phytosphingosine), protein MSSGSITTTKISSATIPNRPISIESIEDHQYHNSFLAMVERNQIPLSRSLLIVLYLAHLLNHNTITPYTSKFIHIQNCVGIDEVNGKSIYDIDINDVYFVIHSLVIVTFLRSFLMKWCFEPFASIFCHIHSKKAKTRFAEQSWSFVYYSISFIYGVILYLDSPYYNNLDQVYINWPNHYMSWEFKTYYLVSMGFWLQQIFVLNVEKPRKDHYQMFSHHIITCLLIIGSYYYYYFRIGHLILMIMDSVDIFLAAAKMLKYAGFSNACDAMFLLFLVSWIVLRHGVYNYIFYHAWYKSVDLMKNGQCVEGLNQKRCWTPVVIDAFLGLLGGLQIITCIWMYLILKVAYKVVTGSGAEDVRSDEDDTDIEIDNENDVDDIEVDIEVEEEEEEELEEIQQPIILEKKEEEVVLEIEEDKYSFERDSFSSSSESTLDEKKDIRKRKA, encoded by the coding sequence ATGAGTTCAGGATCAATCACAACTACGAAAATCTCACTGGCAACAATACCCAATAGACCAATTTCTATTGAATCAATAGAagatcatcaatatcacaATTCATTCTTAGCAATGGttgaaagaaatcaaatacCGTTATCAAGAAGTctattaattgttttatacTTGGCACATTTATTGAACCATAACACTATCACTCCATATACATCTAAATTTATACATATTCAAAATTGTGTTGGTATTGATGAAGTTAATGGGAAATCAATatatgatattgatattaatgatgtatattttgttattcattcattagTAATTGTTACATTTCTTCGTTCATTTTTAATGAAATGGTGTTTTGAACCATTTGCATCTATATTTTGTCATATTCATTCTAAAAAAGCCAAAACAAGATTTGCTGAACAAAGTTGGtcatttgtttattattcaatttcatttatttatggagtaatattatatttagaTAGTCcttattataataatttagatCAAGTTTATATCAATTGGCCAAATCATTACATGTCTTGGGAATTTAAAACTTATTATTTGGTAAGTATGGGGTTTTGGCtacaacaaatttttgttttaaatgttgaaaaaccaagaaaagatcattatcaaatgtTTAGTCATCATATTATTACTtgtttattgattattggttcgtattattattattatttccgTATTGGtcatttgatattgatgattatggATTCAGTAGACATTTTTTTGGCAGCAGCAAAAATGTTGAAATATGCTGGGTTTAGTAATGCTTGTGATGCCatgtttcttttatttttagtcAGTTGGATTGTATTAAGACATGGTGtatataattatatctTTTATCATGCTTGGTATAAATCAGTggatttgatgaaaaatgGACAATGTGTTGAAGgattgaatcaaaaaagaTGTTGGACCCCAGTTGTTATTGATGCATTTTTGGGTTTATTAGGAGGGTTACAAATTATAACTTGTATTTGGAtgtatttgatattaaaaGTTGCTTATAAAGTTGTAACTGGATCAGGTGCTGAAGATGTTAGAagtgatgaagatgacactgatattgaaattgataatgaaaatgatgttgatgatatcGAGGTGGATATTGAGGtggaagaggaagaggaagaggaacTAGAAGaaattcaacaaccaataattttggaaaaaaagGAGGAAGAAGTAGTATTAGAAATCGAAGAAGATAAATACTCTTTTGAAAGAGATTCATTTAGTTCGTCATCAGAATCTACTTTGGATGAGAAAAAGGATATTAGGAAAAGGAAAGCATAA